The Neobacillus sp. OS1-2 genome includes a window with the following:
- a CDS encoding VanW family protein, producing MAMRKWVMTILVIGSLIGLSGCAEKTTKEKTQEEKITDPQKESIQKPPKEPQKVEPIVVNVVDPDTKLILKTFLPIDLGFETDPENYKKELEKWAKELARGTETATGYDQRMVLDKLDENGQIIKGKPQIILDEAVLVERLMTASSKGGDVELPLEVTDSGYNPEDAAHLSEVVLASFTTYFSSGVVGRSKNIELSAKAIDQIIVGTKDIFSFNTTVGPSDTEHGYQPAKEIVNKQLVDGIGGGICQTSSTLFNAVDQVGVRYVEKHHHSLSVGYVPAGRDATVSYGGPDFRFQNTIGVPFIIKTIYGKGKLTVEVRTSATYQSLIAKGN from the coding sequence ATGGCTATGCGGAAATGGGTAATGACAATTTTAGTAATTGGCAGTTTAATAGGGCTTTCGGGGTGTGCAGAAAAAACAACCAAAGAAAAAACACAGGAGGAAAAAATAACAGACCCACAAAAAGAGTCGATTCAAAAGCCACCGAAAGAACCGCAAAAAGTAGAGCCGATTGTAGTAAATGTTGTTGATCCCGATACGAAGCTGATTTTAAAGACTTTTTTACCAATTGATTTAGGATTTGAAACAGATCCAGAGAACTATAAAAAGGAATTGGAGAAGTGGGCCAAGGAGTTAGCGAGAGGAACGGAAACTGCAACTGGATATGACCAACGAATGGTGCTTGATAAATTGGATGAAAATGGTCAAATTATTAAAGGAAAACCACAGATCATTTTAGATGAAGCCGTATTAGTGGAAAGATTAATGACGGCATCTAGTAAGGGTGGTGATGTCGAGCTTCCACTTGAAGTAACTGACAGCGGCTATAACCCTGAAGATGCTGCACATTTAAGCGAAGTGGTGCTTGCCTCTTTCACTACCTATTTTAGTAGCGGGGTTGTGGGGCGATCGAAAAATATTGAACTATCTGCAAAGGCCATTGATCAAATCATTGTTGGAACAAAGGATATTTTTTCGTTTAATACAACGGTAGGTCCAAGTGACACTGAACATGGGTATCAACCGGCAAAAGAGATTGTAAATAAGCAATTGGTCGATGGAATCGGCGGCGGGATTTGCCAAACTTCCTCCACGCTGTTTAATGCAGTTGATCAAGTAGGAGTAAGGTATGTTGAAAAACATCACCATTCCTTATCTGTTGGCTATGTTCCGGCAGGGCGGGATGCCACTGTGTCATATGGCGGTCCGGACTTTCGTTTTCAAAATACAATCGGTGTGCCTTTTATCATTAAAACGATTTACGGCAAAGGGAAATTAACAGTCGAGGTGAGAACCTCTGCCACGTATCAAAGTCTGATTGCAAAAGGAAATTAA
- a CDS encoding formate/nitrite transporter family protein translates to MGYSKPEKILEIAVENGVKKTKYSLMKTMILGFEAGAFIALGYLVCIRVTATLSPNLEGLSSLIGASVFPIGLILTLLAGGELLTGNMMAVPLARMANRITTGQVFFNWFLVTVSNFLGAIFVAYFFGHLGGLTEVGPYLSKTISIADHKLEASFLQAFISGIGCNWLVAAAVWLSYGAEDMFGKIAGIWFPTMTFVAIGFQHVVANMFVIPASIFAGHFTWIEYLHNFIPVFLGNAIGGTIFIAMAYWYAFGEKKSPYTKTSMKKTMEKAG, encoded by the coding sequence ATGGGGTACAGTAAACCGGAAAAAATTTTGGAAATAGCCGTGGAAAATGGCGTGAAGAAAACGAAATATTCGCTGATGAAGACGATGATCTTAGGTTTTGAAGCGGGAGCCTTTATTGCTTTAGGATACTTAGTATGTATCCGCGTAACCGCAACCCTCTCACCCAATTTGGAAGGGTTAAGTAGCTTGATTGGGGCGTCTGTGTTTCCGATCGGCCTGATTCTTACCTTACTTGCCGGAGGTGAACTTCTTACAGGGAATATGATGGCTGTGCCGCTTGCAAGGATGGCTAACCGGATTACAACCGGTCAGGTCTTTTTCAATTGGTTTCTTGTTACGGTCAGTAATTTTCTTGGGGCTATCTTTGTCGCCTACTTTTTTGGCCACCTTGGCGGACTTACCGAAGTGGGGCCATACCTCTCAAAAACAATAAGTATCGCAGATCACAAGCTTGAAGCGTCCTTTTTGCAAGCCTTTATTTCAGGAATTGGCTGTAATTGGCTGGTTGCTGCAGCAGTTTGGCTTTCTTATGGGGCGGAAGATATGTTTGGAAAAATTGCTGGTATTTGGTTTCCAACCATGACGTTTGTAGCTATTGGATTTCAACACGTGGTGGCAAATATGTTTGTGATCCCAGCGTCCATTTTTGCTGGGCATTTTACTTGGATTGAGTATCTACATAATTTTATCCCAGTCTTTTTAGGAAATGCCATTGGCGGAACGATCTTTATTGCTATGGCATATTGGTACGCATTTGGGGAGAAGAAATCACCATATACAAAGACTAGCATGAAGAAGACAATGGAAAAAGCGGGATAA
- a CDS encoding proline dehydrogenase family protein yields MLKDIFMGLSQNQFLNSTAKKYGLKMGAQSVVAGMNIPEVIKSIKELNAHGISCTVDNLGEFVFKEEEATAAKEQILQVVEAIHENQVDAHISLKPTQVGLDIDYTFCLNNVREIVDKASQYHMFINIDMEDFKHLELTFNLLDDLSLEYENVGTVIQAYFHNALEYVERYKNYRIRLVKGAYKESVEIAYQDKKDIDNNYIKLIEWHLLNGKFTSIATHDHRIINHVKEFVKRNDISKDKYEFQMLYGFRKELQLKLASEGYNFCTYVPFGNDWYGYFMRRLAERPQNLNLVAKQVFNKKTNTILGVAAGAYLLGRITTSKDKKKKRK; encoded by the coding sequence ATGTTGAAAGATATTTTTATGGGTTTATCCCAAAACCAATTTCTCAACAGTACAGCAAAGAAATATGGGTTAAAAATGGGGGCCCAAAGCGTTGTTGCTGGAATGAATATACCGGAAGTCATTAAAAGCATAAAGGAACTAAACGCGCATGGAATCTCTTGTACTGTCGATAACCTTGGAGAATTCGTGTTTAAAGAAGAAGAGGCAACAGCAGCGAAGGAACAAATTTTACAGGTCGTTGAGGCAATCCATGAGAACCAAGTGGATGCACATATTTCATTAAAGCCAACCCAAGTTGGCTTGGATATCGATTATACTTTTTGTTTGAACAATGTACGAGAGATCGTGGATAAAGCAAGCCAATATCATATGTTTATCAATATTGATATGGAGGACTTTAAACATCTAGAACTAACCTTTAATTTATTGGACGACCTCTCGCTGGAGTATGAAAATGTAGGTACCGTAATACAAGCATATTTCCATAATGCACTGGAATATGTTGAACGATATAAAAATTATCGAATTCGTCTTGTAAAAGGTGCATATAAAGAGTCAGTAGAAATCGCATACCAGGACAAGAAGGACATCGATAACAATTATATAAAGTTAATTGAATGGCATTTATTGAACGGGAAATTTACTTCGATTGCGACACATGACCACAGAATCATTAATCATGTGAAAGAATTTGTTAAACGCAACGATATTTCCAAAGATAAATACGAGTTCCAAATGTTGTATGGCTTTAGGAAAGAGTTGCAGCTTAAATTGGCAAGCGAAGGTTATAACTTCTGTACGTATGTTCCCTTTGGAAATGATTGGTATGGGTATTTCATGAGACGCCTGGCGGAAAGACCACAAAACTTAAATCTTGTTGCGAAACAAGTATTTAATAAAAAGACAAACACCATACTCGGGGTAGCAGCAGGGGCCTATTTATTAGGTAGAATAACAACTTCTAAAGATAAGAAGAAAAAGCGTAAATAA